In one Parageobacillus genomosp. 1 genomic region, the following are encoded:
- the treR gene encoding trehalose operon repressor, whose translation MHENKYLAIYHDLIEKIRQGHWKPYDKLPSEHELADCYHTSRETIRKALNLLSEHGYIQKMKGKGSIVLDVEKYDFPVSGLVSFKELAQNMKQPVRTIVHELEVIKPDSYLKQQLQAAGREEIWKVVRSREIEGERIILDKDFFLKKYVPTLTKEICADSIYEYLEKKLKLHISFAKKEMFVDRVSEEDRKYLDISGYDHIVVVKNYVYLNDATLFQYTESRHRLDKFRFVDFARRK comes from the coding sequence ATGCATGAAAATAAATATTTAGCGATTTATCACGACCTTATCGAAAAGATTCGCCAAGGTCACTGGAAGCCGTATGATAAACTGCCGTCCGAACATGAGCTAGCCGATTGCTATCACACGTCACGAGAGACGATTCGCAAAGCGCTCAATCTGCTTTCCGAGCATGGTTATATTCAAAAAATGAAAGGGAAAGGATCTATCGTTTTAGATGTCGAAAAGTATGACTTTCCTGTTTCGGGGCTCGTCAGCTTTAAAGAATTGGCACAGAATATGAAACAGCCGGTGCGAACGATTGTTCATGAGCTGGAAGTGATCAAACCCGATTCGTACTTAAAGCAGCAGCTGCAGGCGGCAGGCAGAGAGGAAATATGGAAAGTCGTCCGTTCGCGTGAAATCGAAGGGGAGCGCATTATTTTAGACAAAGACTTTTTTCTGAAAAAATATGTGCCGACGCTGACAAAAGAAATATGCGCAGATTCCATTTACGAATATTTAGAGAAAAAGCTCAAATTACACATCAGCTTTGCGAAAAAAGAAATGTTTGTCGACCGGGTGAGTGAAGAAGACCGAAAATATTTAGATATCAGCGGCTATGACCATATCGTCGTGGTCAAAAACTACGTTTATTTAAATGACGCCACGCTGTTTCAATATACGGAGTCACGGCACCGGCTTGATAAATTCCGTTTTGTCGATTTTGCGCGGCGAAAATAA